From the Streptomyces sp. NBC_01216 genome, the window GCGCCTTCGCCGAATGGATCGCCGCCCCGGACCGGCCCAAGGTGCTGCACAACGCCAAGGGCGCGATGCGGGTCTTCCCGGAACACGGCTGGAGCGTCGCCGGTGTCACCATGGACACCGCGCTCGCCGCCTACCTGGTGAAGCCGGGCCGACGCTCCTTCGCGCTCGACGCGCTGTCCGTCGAGTACCTCGGCAGGGAGCTGGCCCCGGCCGCCGCCGCCGACGGCCAGCTCGCCTTCGGCGCCGACGACACCGCCGAGGCCGAGGCCCTGATGGCGCAGGCCCGCACCGTGCTCGATCTGGGGGCGGCCTTCGAGGAGAGGCTCGGCGAGGTGGGCGCCCGTGAGCTCCTGCACGACGTCGAGCTGCCCACCTCCGCGCTCCTGGCCCGTCTGGAGCGGCACGGCATCGCCGCCGACCGGGCCCATCTGGAAGCCATGGAGCAGCAGTTCGCGGGCGCCGTGCAGCAGGCCGTGAAGGAGGCGCACGCGTCGGTCGGCCACGAGTTCAACCTCGGCTCGCCCAAGCAGCTGCAGGAGGTCTTCTTCGGCGAGCTGAACCTGCCCAAGACGAAGAAGACCAAGACCGGGTACACCACGGACGCCGACGCCCTCGCCTGGCTGGCGGGCCAGACGGAGCACGAACTGCCGGTGATCATGCTCCGGCACCGAGAGCAGGCCCGGCTGCGCTCCACGGTCGAGGGCCTGGTCAAGACCATCGCCGCGGACGGCCGCATCCACACCACCTTCAGCCAGACGGTGGCCGCGACCGGGCGTCTGTCGTCCACCGACCCGAACCTGCAGAACGTGCCGGTCCGCACGGACGAGGGCCGGGCGATCCGGCACGGCTTCGTCGTGGGCGAGGGCTTCGAGGGCCTGATGACCGCCGACTACAGCCAGATCGAACTGCGGGTGATGGCCCACCTCTCCGAGGACCAGGGCCTCATCGAGGCGTTCACCTCGGGCGAGGACCTGCACACCACGGTCGCCTCGCAGGTCTTCGGCGTCGAGCGGTCCGCCGTCGACGCGGAGATGCGCCGCAAGATCAAGGCCATGTCCTACGGCCTGGCGTACGGCCTGTCCGCCTTCGGCCTCTCCCAGCAGCTGAACATCGAGGCGGGCGAGGCGCGTGCCCTGATGGACACGTACTTCGAGCGTTTCGGCGGGGTGCGGGACTATCTGCGCCGGGTGGTCGACGAGGCCCGTGCCACGGGCTACACCGAGACGATGCTCGGGCGTCGTCGCTATCTCCCGGACCTGAACAGCGACAACCGCCAGCGCCGCGAGGCGGCGGAGCGCATGGCGCTGAACGCTCCGATCCAGGGCACGGCGGCGGACATCGTGAAGGTCGCCATGCTGAACGTCGACCGGGCGCTGACCGAGGCCGGTCTCACCTCCCGGATGCTCCTCCAGGT encodes:
- the polA gene encoding DNA polymerase I, with the protein product MAETASKKTADPRPRLLLMDGHSLAYRAFFALPAENFTTATGQPTNAIYGFASMLANTLRDEAPTHFAVAFDVSRKTWRSEEFPEYKANRSKTPDEFKGQVELIGELLDAMHVERFAVEGFEADDVIATLATRAEAEGFEVLIVTGDRDSFQLITDHVTVLYPTKGVSELTRFTPGKVEEKYGLTPRQYPDFAALRGDPSDNLPGIPGVGEKTAAKWINQFGSFAELVERAEEVKGKAGQNLRDHLEAVKLNRVLTEMVRDVALPRTVGDLERAPYDRTAVALVLDTLEIRNPSLRERLLAVDPGAGEEQAPEPAAGVELDGSVLRAGELAPWLAEHAGEPLGMATVDSWALGTGNVAEIALATAEGPAAWFDPTRLDEADERAFAEWIAAPDRPKVLHNAKGAMRVFPEHGWSVAGVTMDTALAAYLVKPGRRSFALDALSVEYLGRELAPAAAADGQLAFGADDTAEAEALMAQARTVLDLGAAFEERLGEVGARELLHDVELPTSALLARLERHGIAADRAHLEAMEQQFAGAVQQAVKEAHASVGHEFNLGSPKQLQEVFFGELNLPKTKKTKTGYTTDADALAWLAGQTEHELPVIMLRHREQARLRSTVEGLVKTIAADGRIHTTFSQTVAATGRLSSTDPNLQNVPVRTDEGRAIRHGFVVGEGFEGLMTADYSQIELRVMAHLSEDQGLIEAFTSGEDLHTTVASQVFGVERSAVDAEMRRKIKAMSYGLAYGLSAFGLSQQLNIEAGEARALMDTYFERFGGVRDYLRRVVDEARATGYTETMLGRRRYLPDLNSDNRQRREAAERMALNAPIQGTAADIVKVAMLNVDRALTEAGLTSRMLLQVHDEIVLEIVPGEREQVEALVRREMSAAVTLRAPLDVSVGVGPDWESAAH